The following coding sequences lie in one Miscanthus floridulus cultivar M001 chromosome 9, ASM1932011v1, whole genome shotgun sequence genomic window:
- the LOC136480228 gene encoding uncharacterized protein codes for MVVPNYTYLKLKMSGPNGVIMVESMYEHAYDYNVECIEYAEALMEAETLIVNLDWLGDEAPDSKRCAGTFKPTKAIKLVPVDPTGSNDRALRISTTLDSK; via the coding sequence atggtggtccccaactacacctacctcaagctcaagatgtcgggtcccaacggcgtcatcatggTTGAGTCCATgtatgagcatgcatacgactacaacgtcgaatgcatcgagtacgccgaggctctcatggaagccgagaccctcatcgtcaacctcgactggCTTGGTgatgaggcgcctgactccaagcgttgtGCTGGGACTTTCAAGCCCACGAAAGCCATCAAGCTCGTTCCGGTCGACCCCACTGGCTCCAACGACCGGGCATTGAGGATCAGCACCACCCTCGATAGcaaatag